CTCTGGCAGGTCTGGTTGCAGGAGCACTGTCAATGGCTGCCGGAGAATATGTTTCTGTAAGTTCGCAATTGGATGTTGAAACAGCTGATTTAAAAAGGGAAAAAAATGAACTTGCCAATACGCCGGAAATTGAATTGGATGAACTTTCTAAAATTTACGAAAAAAGAGGCCTGACCAGCGATTTGGCCATAGAAGTTGCAATCCAACTAACTGCTCATAATGCCTTGGAAGCACACGCACGTGATGAATTGGGCCTTAATGAAATATCCAGGGCAAAACCTTTGCAGGCTGCCTTTGCGTCTGCATTTTCGTTTCTAGTGGGCGGAATATTTCCACTCTTGATTTCAATTTTTGCTCCCTTAAGTCAAATGATATACTTCCAATATGGTTTCTCAATTTTATTTCTTGCTTTATCCGGAACTATTGCAGCAAAGGTTGGGGGTTCGGTAATTAGCAAATCGGTATTGAGAATTTGTATATGGGGTACCATTGCAATGGTAATGTCAGCATTAATTGGATACCTGTTTGGAGTTGGGATAAATTAGGTTTTTGATAATAATTATCTGAGGAACAAATGAATTTCATCGATTATTACAAAATATTAGGGATAGACAAAAAAGCCACTGCAAGTGACATCAAAAAGGCCTATCGTAAACAAGCCCGAAAATATCACCCCGATTTGAATCCCAAAGATGCAGATGCCAAAAAGAACTTTCAGCAAATTAATGAAGCCAATGCTGTACTTAGCGACCCCGAAAAACGAAAGAAATACGACAAATATGGGAAAGACTGGCAACATGCCGATCATTTTGAAAATACAAAACAGTATCAGGAACAAAGTTCAGGTTTTAGCGGGCGGGAATATTCGCAGGCTCATTCTGGCCGTGATTTTTCCGATTTTTTCGAATCTATGTTTGGTGGTTCAACAAATACAGGAAGAAGCAGGCAGGTAAAATTCAGAGGCGAGGATTATTATGCGAAGTTTCAGCTTAAACTTACAGATGCTTATAAGCCCCACCAACAAACCCTTTCGGTAAATGGTAAGAATATAAGAATAACCATCCCCGCCGGAATTGAAAACGGACAAACCATTAAGATTTCAGCACATGGGGGGACGGGAATAAATGGCGGGCCAAACGGCGATTTGTATATTACATTTTCAATAGCTATTCATCCGGGCATTAAAAGACTGGGAAATGATTTATATACGCATGTTGATTTAGAATTATACACAGCGGTATTGGGTGGCGAAATAACCATCGATACCTTGAGCGGAAAAGTGAAATTAAAAGTAAAGGCCGAAACGCAAAATGGAAGCAAGGTAAAACTCAAAGGGAAAGGATTTCCTGTCTATAAAAAGGAGGGGCAGTTCGGAGATTTATACATAACCTATGTGATTAAAATCCCAACTCATTTAACCGAAAAGCAAAAAGGCTTATTTGCCGAGCTATCAAAATCTTAATCTTTTAATCATGAAGGAAACACAACCAGATGATTTAATAGCGGTAAATGAATTCTGTGCCAATCACAACATCGGAATTACTTTTATAGACCATTTGCAGCAAAGCGGGTTAATTGAAATCTATATTATAGAATCAAAGAACTTTGTTGAAAAGGAGCAGCTTCCTCAGCTTGAAAAATTTGTTCGTTTCTATTACGATCTGGATATTAACTTCGAAGGAATTGAGACCATAAACTATTTATTGCAACGAATGGAAAACCTACAAAATGAGATAGTTGCGCTTAAAAACAGGCTTCGGCTTTATGAAGGATAGTAGTTAAATAAATTAACAAGACAAGATCATGCAACCCAATAACGGAAAAGAGATTGAACAAGCAAAGAAAGCAGCACTGGAAGTACTTCTTCACAACGCTCACGGGCCGTTTCACGGATTACCCCGAACAGCAGGTTGGGGGTATCCGGAACCTTATACACGGGATCTGATGATTTCCATTCTGGGGATAGCTGTTTCCGGAAATAAAAAGTTGCTCGACAGCATTCGGAAAGTATTGGAAACACTTGCAAAAAACCAAACCGAACGTGGCCATATTCCATCGCTGGTGCACGACAACGATGATCGTGGTGCCAGTGATACCACTCCTCTGTTTTTACTGGCAACCGGTATATTCAGAAAAGTTACAGGTGAAGCGGACTTTCTTGCTGAAGCAGTTAAAAAATCATTGGTGTGGATGAGTTTTCAAAGCCCTGCCGACAAGTTATTAATAGCTCAACTACCTACCAGCGACTGGCGCGACGAGCAATGGGTACTTGGATATGGTATTTATGTAAATACGCTGGTATATAGTTATCTGAAAATTCTTGACAAACATGAATTGGCAGATAATATGCAACGAGCTATGAGCCGTTTTACCGTAACCGGCGGAATTCTGCACCGCCATGTGCACGAAGGAATGGTGGTAAAACACAAACCTTATTATGCCTTTTGGTCGTACAAAATTTTTAGCAGCGAGCGTTTCGATCTACTTGGAAACAGTCTGGCCATTCTTTCCGGAATTGCATCACCTTCACGAGCCAATGAAATGATTTACTGGATTGAAGATGAATGCAATGCGATGCGGAAAAGCGGTGAATTAACTGGAGACTTGCCACCCAATTTTTTCCCTTTTACAAAACCGGAAGATCCCGACTGGCACGAGCGATATTCGACATACAACAAACCGGGAGACTACCACAACGGCGGAATTTGGCCATTTATATGCGGATTTTATATTGCAGCCTTAGTTGCTGCCAAACGATATAAACTTGCTGAAGAAAAACTGGTAGCGTTTACTCAATGTGTTAAACTCACCCGAACTGAAAACCTTGAGTTTGGATTTAACGAATGGATAAAAGCACAGGATGGCAAGCCAATGGGACAGGACTGGCAGACATGGAGTGCAGCAATGTATCTGTATGCAGCAAAATGTGTCGAACAAAAGAGTACGCCCTTTTTTGACGAGATAAGACATAAAATTATTTAACAAATTAAATTTCATTACAATGAACAAAGGAACAGTAAAATTTTACAATGAAACCAAAGGATTTGGGTTTATAAAAGATGCCGAATCATCGAAAGAATATTATGTACATTCAACCGGAGTAACGGATAATATCGGGGAAAATGATGAAGTAACGTTTGATTTGGAAGAAGGAAAAAAAGGATTAAATGCAGTAAATGTTAAACTGGCTTAGTTTACAACGATTACGATCATTTATATTTTTATCCCGCTAATAGCGGGATTTTTTTTTATACCAATTTTAAATCCGACCGGTGAAACTCTTCGTAGGCCTGCAGTACGGTTAAATGAGAAATTAGATACGCAAGCGAACTTTCTGCTCCCTGATTCCGGTTAACACCATAGCTTTCGAAACCATCGCAACAACCTTTGGTTTCGAAATCGTACAAACTCATCCGCAAATCATTTTCACCCAGAAACCACAAAAAGGAGGTGTACAGTTTGTTGAGATAATCCTTATCCTTTGTCAGGTAAAATGCCTGATGATACATTAAAACCGTGGCCATTGCATCAATAGGTTGCTGGGCAAAAACAGAACGTTCTCCTTCCTTTTTATACCATTTTTCATTGCCAATAACCGAAAGGTATTCATCTTTTAACGTATGTTTTGTTAAAAAATTCATCGAATCAATGGCTGTTTTTGTAATGTTCTGGTCGTTCAAAATTTCGGCAGAATGTAAAAGAGCCAAGGGTAAAATTCCATTATCGTAAGCCAGCAATGCTTCAAACCAATTCCAGTCTTCTGAACGATTTTCGTCGTAATGTTTCATCAATACATTCGCCAGATTTCTTAATCTTTCGGTCATTGAATCGTCAGATGGATTACTCTTCAGATAATAGCTAATACCAATCATTGTATTGGCAATTCCCCGAATTGATTTTAGTTTTTCAAAATTAGGAGCAGCCGTGAAAAACACCAGTCTGCCGGTTTGATAATAAGCATCGTTTGGTGCATTCGCCAATAAATAACCCAGGGCCCAAATTGTTCTTCCAAACGAATCTTCAGAGCCCACTTCATCCAGGAAATTTCGGTTAAAACTCAGGAAATTCCGAAAGGTCCCGTCAGCGTTTTGCATATAATGAATGTAACTTAAGTAAACAGGCGATAATTCAAGTGCACGCATATCTTTTTTCTGACGGTAAGCTTTTAAAACCATTAGCAAGGCGCGCGAATTATCATCAAGGCAATACCCTTCCTTTAAATTTGGTATGCCAAATTTTGCATGTTGAATAATACCTGTATCGTCTGTTAATCGATTTATATGAGCCAGGGAAAAGGGAGGAAGAATGAGTAAATCTGGTTCAGGTTCTTTTCGCTTAAGAACCGGTTGCTCATCCTTCATTATTTTTTCAGCAAGTTGCATGTATCTTTCGCCCGTTTTTGGCCAGGTAATTTTTTTGCCATATTCATCGGCATTTTGTTTCAGTTTCCTGAGCTCTTCTGGGTTATCAAAAAGATCAATTAGAGTTTCAGCCAAATCATCCGAGTCATTAAACCTGAACAACCGGCCTCTTCCTTTGTCCAGCAATTCAGCAGCATGCCAGTATGGTGTTGAGAGAACAGCCGCACCAGTACCTACTGCATACGAAAGGGTTCCGCTGGTAATCTGGGCTTCGTTTAAATAAGGAGTGATGTAAATATCGCAGGCATACAAATATTTGAATAAGTCCTGTTCGTCAATAAATTCATTGAGAAATGTCACATGATTTTCGAGTTGGAGACTTTTTACCAGACGTAAAAGAAAAATCCGGTATTCTTCGCCTGAATGACGAAGCACATTCGGATGGGTTTTACCCAAAACAATGTAAATAAGCTCCGGATATTTTTTTACTACTTCCGGCAAAGCTTTAATTACTGTTTCAATACCTTTGCTTCGGCCAATAAAGCCAAAAGTAAGCAGCACTTTCTTTTTCTCAAGTTTAAACTCCTTTTTCGATTTTTCGGGACTGAAACGAATGTCCGGCACACCATGTTCAATCAATGCGATTTTTTCTTTGGGTACATCATAAATTGTTGTCAGAAACTCAATCGCCTTATGGCTCATCACCACAATTTTATGTGCCATTTTACAGATTTCCTTCAGTACTGCTTTCTCGTTGTAAGAAGGCGTTTTAAGAATGGTATGAAGCGTAACAATGAGCGGAATTTCAAGCCGGTGAAGCAAGGGAAGGATATATACCCCACTTTGTCCGCCAAATATGCCAAATTCGTGCTGGAGAACACAAACATCGGCGCCGCTTAAATTAATGTATTTCACGGCTTTCAAATAATCTTCCTGATGATCTTGCCTGATGGTAACTTTTACTTCTTCAGGATATTTATAGGTGAGCTCGTTATCGTTTAATGCAACCACAAAACCTTCATTTGTTAGTTCATTTGGCTCATTTTGTCGTAACATCGATTTGAACAGGTTGTTCGTGAAGGTTCCAATACCACATTCGCGTGGTGGATATGTTGCAATATAAGTGATCTTCATTTATTGATGATTACGTTTAAGGAAGTTAATATTCCAATGTTATTTATGTCGAGCGGGAGGAGTTCTCTTTCGAAATAAACCAGATCTTTATGCTTGGGTTTTTCCTGTATCTTACAATAATAAATCCGGTCGATATACCGCCTGATTATCAGATTTTGATTTGGATTAACTTTTGCCCGTACAACTTCTCCTTCTTTAAATTTGTTTTCCATGGTTCACCTCTTCCGTTTTCTGTTTTGTTCTACTTAAATATCTACCGGCATTGAAATGGTAATTGGCCTTAATACGGTATGTTTTTTTTGCATTTCAGCATTTGCCGGATCGTCAATGATTGACTGTAATTTTTCCATGTCCGTAACTTCAATTACCAATGCAATCGAATTGGGATCATTAGCATCTCTAAACGTTTTGAAACTGGTTATTGCGGGTGCAAAAACCCTTTTCCTGTCATCATGTCCTTTAAGCCATGTGTCAAAATCTCCTACCTTATGTCGTGCTACAATTGTTGTCATCATTTTGTTCTTTTAAGATGCTTATGCCTACTCTATTCGGTTTTCGGCTAACTCGATTTAAAGCTCTTCTTTCAACTATTTTATGCGATAGATGAATACTACTCTGACTAAGTTAGGCCTTAATCGCTTTTCCTGGCTTTTTTGGCTGCTTTAGCTGCCCGTTTTTCTTTCAAGCTCATAACGGCTTCCTTCTTCTCGTTCTTCCGTTCTTTTCCTTCCTTACTTTTTGCCATGATATTTATTATTAGATATTTAAACTATAATATATTTCCTTCGTACCCACTTTTAATCACTGTTGAAATCATCTTGAATCGACCATTCGCCTTAACTGTATTGGAACTATGAGCCGGAATAATTATGCCTTGTCCCGTTTGAATTATGGTTGACTGATCATCAATCACTACTTCGGCTGTACCTTCAATTATCTGTATAAAGGTGTCAAACGGAGATATCTTCTCGGCCAGAGCCTCGCCGGTATCAATGGCCATAACAACTATGTTTCCGGTTGTTTTCCGGATAATTGTTTTACTTACCACCGAATTGGGAACATACTGAATGATTTCGATGAGGATGCGAATTTTCGATTTTTCTAATTCCTTCATTTGCATGAGTCTTCAAATAAGATAATCTCCTCAAAGTTACATCCGCTCAATTTTGAAAGTGTTACACAATCGATGTTATAATTTACATCATTCACACATTTTGCTACTTGATGCCAATTTGGCGCAACCCGTAAACGGTTCTGAAATGATACCCATAAACAGTGTATGTAAGGGCGTCAACCATTAATTTTGGCTTATTGAAAAGGGTCCAGATGACAAATTTCCAATATTCAGTTCTCCCCTTGTCGAGGAAACCAATTACATAAACCGATTTTAAAAATGCGAACAGCAGCGAAAATTTTATTTTGGATTTTCCTTTTGTCAAACGATTGTAGTTAAGTAATAACCGCCTGACCCTTTTGTAATAGGGTTTTACCGAGTAAATATTTTTGATTATTCTTTTATAACCTTCCTGAAGCTCGTTGGAATCCATTTTAGGAATAAAGTTCATTGATGAATCGGTATTATTTCCTGTAGCTTCCACGGTTAACCGGTTTTCTGCATTTAACTGATTGTAAAGTTTGGTGTTTTTGGGCGCGTTTAATAATCCAACCATAGCCGAAACAATTCCACTTTGTTGAATGAAATCGATTTGACGTTGAAAAACTGACGGCGTGTCGCTGTCGAAACCAACAATAAAACCACCTGACACCTGAATTCCAGCTTGTTGTATCGTTTTAACGCTTTGAATAAGATCCCTGTTTTTATTCTGAACTTTATTGCACGATTGAAGAGATACTTCATCGGGAGTTTCAATGCCAATAAAAGCAGCATTAAAACCTGCATCAATTAACTGCGACATGAGCTCTTTATCATCGGCCAGATTTATCGAACTCTGGATACTAAAATTAAAAGGGTACTTATGGCTTTGCATCCATTTTTTCATTGCCGGAAGCAAACTCTTTTTTATTTCTTTGATGTTTCCAATAAAATTATCATCGACAATTGAAACCGGCCCACGCCATTTAATGGTATCGTACAAAACATCCAGTTCGTTAATAATTTGGGGGGTGCTTTTCATCCTCATTTTATGCCCCAGCAATGACGTAATTTCACAAAAGCTACAGTTATATGGACATCCACGTGTTACCTGGATATTCATGTTAGCATAGTCTTTTGCTGATAGCAAATGAAAATCGGGAGCTGGTGTTTGGGTTAAATCTGCATATTTATCTGTAGCATAAACCCGTTGGAGTTGTCCGGTATTGATATCGGCCAGAAAAAGGGGCATGGTGATTTCTGCCTCATTCAAAATAAAGTGATCTACATCCGGATAATTGGGATATTCCTGGGTAAAAAGCGGACCACCTGCAACTATTTTTTTGCCCCATTTTTTGCTTTCCGCAATTACCTTGGTTACCGATTCCTTTTGAATATACATGGCGCTGATAAAAACATAATCAGCCCACTGAATATCGCTTGTCTGAAGCGGTGAGATATTTAAATCCACCAGTTTTTTTTGCCATGTTTCAGGCAGCATTGCCGACACCGTAATTAAACCAAGTGGCGGAACTGCAGCTTTTTTCGAAATAAATTTCAGGGCATGGGTAAAACTCCAGAACGAATCCGGACACTTTGGATAAACCAATAATACTTTCATTTTCTCTGATTTTCCGTAAACTCCTA
This is a stretch of genomic DNA from uncultured Draconibacterium sp.. It encodes these proteins:
- a CDS encoding VIT family protein; translation: MESENHFVKRSGWLRASVLGANDGILSTTSLAIGVSAASVARAPIILATLAGLVAGALSMAAGEYVSVSSQLDVETADLKREKNELANTPEIELDELSKIYEKRGLTSDLAIEVAIQLTAHNALEAHARDELGLNEISRAKPLQAAFASAFSFLVGGIFPLLISIFAPLSQMIYFQYGFSILFLALSGTIAAKVGGSVISKSVLRICIWGTIAMVMSALIGYLFGVGIN
- a CDS encoding J domain-containing protein, with amino-acid sequence MNFIDYYKILGIDKKATASDIKKAYRKQARKYHPDLNPKDADAKKNFQQINEANAVLSDPEKRKKYDKYGKDWQHADHFENTKQYQEQSSGFSGREYSQAHSGRDFSDFFESMFGGSTNTGRSRQVKFRGEDYYAKFQLKLTDAYKPHQQTLSVNGKNIRITIPAGIENGQTIKISAHGGTGINGGPNGDLYITFSIAIHPGIKRLGNDLYTHVDLELYTAVLGGEITIDTLSGKVKLKVKAETQNGSKVKLKGKGFPVYKKEGQFGDLYITYVIKIPTHLTEKQKGLFAELSKS
- a CDS encoding chaperone modulator CbpM; translation: MKETQPDDLIAVNEFCANHNIGITFIDHLQQSGLIEIYIIESKNFVEKEQLPQLEKFVRFYYDLDINFEGIETINYLLQRMENLQNEIVALKNRLRLYEG
- a CDS encoding glycoside hydrolase 100 family protein translates to MQPNNGKEIEQAKKAALEVLLHNAHGPFHGLPRTAGWGYPEPYTRDLMISILGIAVSGNKKLLDSIRKVLETLAKNQTERGHIPSLVHDNDDRGASDTTPLFLLATGIFRKVTGEADFLAEAVKKSLVWMSFQSPADKLLIAQLPTSDWRDEQWVLGYGIYVNTLVYSYLKILDKHELADNMQRAMSRFTVTGGILHRHVHEGMVVKHKPYYAFWSYKIFSSERFDLLGNSLAILSGIASPSRANEMIYWIEDECNAMRKSGELTGDLPPNFFPFTKPEDPDWHERYSTYNKPGDYHNGGIWPFICGFYIAALVAAKRYKLAEEKLVAFTQCVKLTRTENLEFGFNEWIKAQDGKPMGQDWQTWSAAMYLYAAKCVEQKSTPFFDEIRHKII
- a CDS encoding cold shock domain-containing protein, whose translation is MNKGTVKFYNETKGFGFIKDAESSKEYYVHSTGVTDNIGENDEVTFDLEEGKKGLNAVNVKLA
- a CDS encoding glycosyltransferase family 4 protein, with the translated sequence MKITYIATYPPRECGIGTFTNNLFKSMLRQNEPNELTNEGFVVALNDNELTYKYPEEVKVTIRQDHQEDYLKAVKYINLSGADVCVLQHEFGIFGGQSGVYILPLLHRLEIPLIVTLHTILKTPSYNEKAVLKEICKMAHKIVVMSHKAIEFLTTIYDVPKEKIALIEHGVPDIRFSPEKSKKEFKLEKKKVLLTFGFIGRSKGIETVIKALPEVVKKYPELIYIVLGKTHPNVLRHSGEEYRIFLLRLVKSLQLENHVTFLNEFIDEQDLFKYLYACDIYITPYLNEAQITSGTLSYAVGTGAAVLSTPYWHAAELLDKGRGRLFRFNDSDDLAETLIDLFDNPEELRKLKQNADEYGKKITWPKTGERYMQLAEKIMKDEQPVLKRKEPEPDLLILPPFSLAHINRLTDDTGIIQHAKFGIPNLKEGYCLDDNSRALLMVLKAYRQKKDMRALELSPVYLSYIHYMQNADGTFRNFLSFNRNFLDEVGSEDSFGRTIWALGYLLANAPNDAYYQTGRLVFFTAAPNFEKLKSIRGIANTMIGISYYLKSNPSDDSMTERLRNLANVLMKHYDENRSEDWNWFEALLAYDNGILPLALLHSAEILNDQNITKTAIDSMNFLTKHTLKDEYLSVIGNEKWYKKEGERSVFAQQPIDAMATVLMYHQAFYLTKDKDYLNKLYTSFLWFLGENDLRMSLYDFETKGCCDGFESYGVNRNQGAESSLAYLISHLTVLQAYEEFHRSDLKLV
- a CDS encoding DUF4070 domain-containing protein; translation: MKVLLVYPKCPDSFWSFTHALKFISKKAAVPPLGLITVSAMLPETWQKKLVDLNISPLQTSDIQWADYVFISAMYIQKESVTKVIAESKKWGKKIVAGGPLFTQEYPNYPDVDHFILNEAEITMPLFLADINTGQLQRVYATDKYADLTQTPAPDFHLLSAKDYANMNIQVTRGCPYNCSFCEITSLLGHKMRMKSTPQIINELDVLYDTIKWRGPVSIVDDNFIGNIKEIKKSLLPAMKKWMQSHKYPFNFSIQSSINLADDKELMSQLIDAGFNAAFIGIETPDEVSLQSCNKVQNKNRDLIQSVKTIQQAGIQVSGGFIVGFDSDTPSVFQRQIDFIQQSGIVSAMVGLLNAPKNTKLYNQLNAENRLTVEATGNNTDSSMNFIPKMDSNELQEGYKRIIKNIYSVKPYYKRVRRLLLNYNRLTKGKSKIKFSLLFAFLKSVYVIGFLDKGRTEYWKFVIWTLFNKPKLMVDALTYTVYGYHFRTVYGLRQIGIK